In Caldisphaera lagunensis DSM 15908, a single genomic region encodes these proteins:
- a CDS encoding ABC transporter permease, giving the protein MGYKAYLVKEIIIYITVLIAAMSILYLFTYPIIQKSLLATVNTDVAAFRSSFLKKSAGHAVNITQVNLLADKYKQSLLSAYGLNQPIFIKYAIQMKNLLLFRFGNAYFLSAPSGSIKVADIIAAYLPYTILLFTTGTIIVIVIGTILGLLSARYAGTAWDKIIPTIAIIHSSLPTWWLGFLLIAALAYGIKIFPPGGIVSVPPPKEPFMYAINLLYHMALPLLAFFIVNVGGFAYVVRSLVISVTKEDFVTTAKARGLPDSRILYRHILRTASPSISTQVALAIAGSFAGGLTTEIVFNWHGVGWLTYVAILLEDVPVILGITFVLTVILLIALFIDELVKGILDPRIKAGE; this is encoded by the coding sequence ATGGGTTATAAAGCATACCTAGTAAAGGAGATTATAATTTACATAACAGTATTAATTGCTGCCATGAGTATTTTATATTTATTTACATATCCCATTATACAAAAGTCTTTATTAGCAACAGTCAATACTGATGTCGCAGCTTTTAGATCTTCATTTCTTAAAAAATCTGCGGGACATGCTGTTAATATAACCCAAGTTAATTTATTAGCAGATAAATATAAGCAATCATTATTAAGTGCTTATGGATTAAATCAACCAATTTTTATAAAATATGCGATTCAAATGAAAAATTTGTTATTATTCAGGTTTGGAAATGCATATTTTTTAAGCGCTCCTTCTGGAAGTATAAAGGTTGCTGATATAATTGCTGCATATTTACCTTATACCATATTATTGTTCACTACTGGTACTATTATAGTTATTGTAATTGGTACAATATTAGGTCTTTTATCAGCTAGGTATGCAGGTACAGCATGGGATAAAATTATTCCAACTATTGCTATAATACATTCTAGTTTACCTACCTGGTGGCTTGGATTTCTTTTAATAGCAGCATTAGCATATGGTATAAAGATATTTCCTCCTGGAGGAATTGTTTCAGTTCCGCCTCCCAAAGAACCCTTTATGTATGCTATTAACTTACTCTATCATATGGCATTGCCTTTATTAGCGTTTTTTATAGTAAATGTTGGAGGATTTGCTTATGTTGTTAGAAGTCTTGTTATAAGCGTCACAAAAGAAGATTTTGTAACAACAGCAAAAGCAAGAGGTTTACCAGACTCAAGGATTTTATATAGACATATATTGAGAACTGCATCACCATCTATTTCAACTCAGGTTGCCTTGGCCATAGCAGGCTCTTTTGCTGGGGGTCTTACAACAGAGATAGTTTTTAATTGGCATGGAGTCGGATGGTTAACTTATGTTGCTATATTGCTAGAAGATGTACCTGTTATATTAGGAATTACTTTTGTTTTAACAGTAATTTTACTAATAGCTCTTTTCATTGATGAGTTAGTTAAGGGAATATTAGATCCGAGAATAAAAGCAGGTGAATGA
- a CDS encoding ABC transporter ATP-binding protein → MSVSIKSLEKSYSKTKILKGIDLEIDKGEFFVLLGFSGSGKTTLLRCIAGLEKVDSGKIIIDGVDVTNLEPSKRGVSMVFQNYVLYPHKTVYENLLLPVEDKKDAKKKIEEISKALGIHELLDRMPSQLSGGQQQRVALARALIKNPRVLLMDEPLSNLDAPQRISARRFIKELQRKENITTIYVTHDQIEAMALADRIAVMKDGKILQIGKPEEIYNDPINEFVGSFIGDPPMSIINGNFMKIDKKIGIRADDVVIGDGELEGEVVDVEFINGKYLVHIKFNGSELRGYYYKRINEGEKIKFEIKKYRVF, encoded by the coding sequence ATGAGCGTTTCAATAAAATCTTTAGAAAAAAGCTATTCAAAAACAAAGATTTTGAAGGGAATAGACTTAGAAATAGATAAGGGAGAATTCTTTGTTTTGCTTGGATTCTCAGGATCAGGAAAGACAACGCTTTTAAGATGCATTGCTGGTTTGGAAAAGGTGGATTCTGGGAAAATAATAATTGATGGTGTTGATGTAACAAATTTAGAGCCTTCTAAGAGAGGAGTATCGATGGTATTTCAAAATTATGTTCTATATCCTCATAAAACAGTTTATGAAAACCTTCTTTTGCCAGTAGAAGATAAAAAGGATGCAAAGAAAAAAATAGAAGAAATAAGCAAGGCATTAGGAATTCATGAATTATTAGATAGAATGCCTTCACAATTATCAGGGGGGCAACAGCAAAGGGTAGCTTTAGCAAGGGCATTAATTAAAAATCCGAGGGTTTTACTCATGGACGAACCATTAAGCAACCTAGATGCTCCCCAAAGGATTTCTGCAAGAAGATTTATTAAAGAATTGCAGAGAAAAGAAAACATAACAACAATTTATGTTACTCATGATCAAATAGAAGCAATGGCATTAGCAGATAGAATAGCAGTGATGAAGGATGGAAAAATTTTACAAATAGGTAAACCTGAAGAGATATATAATGATCCTATAAATGAATTTGTTGGTTCTTTTATTGGGGATCCTCCTATGAGTATTATAAATGGAAATTTTATGAAAATTGATAAAAAAATTGGTATAAGGGCTGATGACGTAGTTATTGGGGATGGAGAACTAGAAGGAGAAGTTGTTGATGTAGAGTTTATTAATGGTAAATATCTTGTTCATATAAAATTTAATGGATCTGAATTAAGGGGTTATTATTATAAAAGAATTAATGAAGGAGAAAAAATAAAATTTGAAATAAAAAAATATAGGGTGTTTTAG
- a CDS encoding ABC transporter permease subunit: MKYSMPYFAYIILLGIAPFAATFLLAGVGVKSIVLVYKLYPIYQIIANTFIYTTVTSVLATLIGLLAAIAIDAINNKTLQLILAFLVMLPYTIPFTSAALIWSISFYGPYGWFTYLLGLKYDPLLLSSTAMLGVILVSVWGSIPMSFLIIFSSLKSVPKEIKENTLMDGMKKSEYYFKIALPLIGKAVLIVFLLSFVFSLGAFDTPYILTGGGPLFSTTTLGLAVYTISFKSSLRQALSGGAFAAAILAVIATIPALLYVKALRAQRVPFPSLNIKINNKLMMGLITIFLFLLIFFLDFPIYYMFLAAFRTPEMDFTSPPVLLPVGLTSSYFIQALKESIPYLISTVVVSLISPIISILLASPASYEISRGKNSWILPLSMYLYSLPVMVFIIPIYIFISKINLLNTWWALIITMPLYGALYALWLMYNYFTLLPKSYDETAELFGIKNKFLRIIMPLSRPALFSTLLLLIIGSWHALFVPLVLTETPYNFSFPPKGAQTLSIFALLAIGDVSVNWSLLAASAVVTALPVMILSIISITRVLKGSYSGGIKFI, from the coding sequence ATGAAATATTCAATGCCCTATTTTGCCTATATAATATTGTTGGGAATTGCACCTTTTGCTGCAACTTTCTTATTAGCTGGTGTTGGAGTTAAAAGCATTGTTTTAGTTTACAAGCTATATCCTATTTACCAAATAATAGCAAATACATTTATTTATACTACAGTAACATCTGTTTTAGCAACATTAATTGGTTTATTAGCAGCTATTGCTATAGATGCCATAAACAACAAAACATTACAGCTAATCCTTGCATTTTTAGTAATGTTGCCTTATACAATACCTTTTACCTCTGCAGCATTAATTTGGTCTATTAGTTTTTATGGCCCATATGGATGGTTTACTTATTTATTAGGTTTAAAATATGATCCCTTGCTATTATCTTCTACAGCAATGCTTGGTGTAATATTAGTAAGCGTTTGGGGATCAATTCCTATGTCATTTTTAATTATATTTTCTTCTTTGAAGTCAGTTCCAAAAGAAATAAAAGAAAATACATTAATGGATGGGATGAAGAAGAGCGAATATTATTTTAAGATTGCATTACCATTAATAGGTAAGGCTGTATTAATAGTATTTCTATTAAGTTTTGTTTTTTCCTTGGGCGCTTTTGATACACCTTATATTTTAACAGGTGGTGGTCCACTTTTTTCTACTACAACATTAGGCCTCGCTGTTTATACAATTTCATTTAAATCATCTTTAAGGCAGGCATTATCTGGAGGAGCGTTTGCAGCAGCTATTTTAGCTGTTATTGCAACAATACCAGCACTTCTTTATGTTAAGGCGTTGAGAGCTCAAAGAGTCCCATTTCCATCATTAAACATAAAAATAAATAACAAATTAATGATGGGATTAATAACAATATTTTTGTTTTTATTAATTTTCTTCTTAGACTTCCCAATTTATTACATGTTTTTGGCAGCATTTAGAACACCAGAAATGGATTTTACTTCACCACCAGTTTTGTTACCTGTTGGATTAACATCAAGTTATTTTATACAGGCATTAAAAGAATCAATACCTTATTTGATATCTACAGTTGTTGTTTCTCTTATTTCCCCTATAATTTCAATTTTACTTGCCTCTCCCGCATCTTATGAAATATCTAGGGGAAAAAATTCATGGATCTTACCCTTATCTATGTATCTATACTCTTTACCAGTAATGGTATTTATAATACCAATATATATATTTATTTCTAAAATAAATTTATTAAACACTTGGTGGGCGCTAATAATTACGATGCCATTATATGGAGCTTTGTATGCATTATGGCTTATGTATAATTACTTTACATTATTACCCAAATCATATGATGAAACAGCAGAGCTATTTGGTATAAAGAATAAGTTCTTAAGAATAATAATGCCTTTAAGTAGGCCTGCATTGTTTTCAACTCTTCTTTTATTGATAATTGGTTCATGGCATGCATTATTTGTCCCATTGGTTTTAACAGAGACCCCTTATAATTTTTCTTTTCCTCCAAAAGGGGCACAAACTTTATCAATATTTGCATTGCTAGCAATTGGAGATGTTAGCGTTAATTGGTCATTATTGGCTGCTTCAGCTGTTGTCACAGCATTACCTGTTATGATATTATCAATAATATCAATAACTAGGGTATTAAAAGGATCTTATAGTGGGGGAATCAAATTTATTTGA
- a CDS encoding glycosyl transferase family 4: protein MLITLAIAIISSLISFFVAYILIKAWINVAKREGLVGIDINKKDKREVAEAGGLWVVISTTFGLLIFEGIYVFTKNNYYSLNDLYSLVILLVLSAFLGFMDDILGWKKGVPQWIRIIAMIPMALPLMIAKYNAYVLSIPFFNKIYLGILYPLVIIPIGVLGASNAFNMIAGYNGLEVSNGLLLLLFTLIFSIIKGLYFIAFIILIVIGAMIAFLLFNWYPAKVFPGNTFTYAIGAFYAGLIIIGDFPKFGLTLFFLYYIELILFIRGLFHGIYKENFGKVNSDNSLDPPYDKSYSITHLAIKVLKKVKGKATERGVVIFIIILQLIVGIITLLLFI, encoded by the coding sequence ATGTTGATAACTTTAGCAATTGCAATAATATCATCATTGATTTCGTTCTTTGTAGCTTACATTTTAATAAAAGCATGGATAAATGTTGCAAAAAGGGAAGGGCTTGTTGGGATTGATATAAATAAAAAAGATAAAAGGGAGGTTGCTGAAGCTGGGGGCTTATGGGTAGTTATTTCTACAACATTTGGCTTATTAATTTTCGAGGGAATATATGTTTTCACAAAAAATAACTATTATAGCTTAAATGACCTATATTCATTAGTTATATTATTGGTTTTATCAGCATTCTTAGGTTTTATGGATGATATATTGGGATGGAAAAAAGGTGTTCCTCAATGGATTAGAATAATAGCAATGATTCCAATGGCTTTACCATTAATGATTGCAAAATATAATGCATATGTTTTATCAATACCATTTTTTAACAAGATTTACTTGGGTATTTTGTATCCCCTAGTTATTATTCCTATAGGAGTTTTAGGGGCTAGCAATGCCTTTAACATGATAGCAGGTTATAATGGATTAGAGGTAAGCAATGGATTGCTTTTATTGCTTTTTACATTAATTTTTAGCATAATAAAAGGATTATATTTTATTGCTTTTATTATTTTGATTGTAATAGGGGCAATGATTGCCTTTCTCCTTTTCAATTGGTACCCTGCAAAAGTATTTCCAGGAAATACATTTACATATGCTATAGGGGCATTTTATGCAGGTTTAATAATTATAGGTGATTTTCCAAAGTTTGGCTTAACTTTGTTTTTCCTATATTATATTGAATTAATTTTGTTTATAAGAGGATTATTCCATGGAATTTATAAGGAGAACTTTGGTAAAGTAAATTCTGATAATAGCCTAGATCCACCTTATGATAAATCATATAGTATTACTCATTTAGCAATAAAGGTTTTAAAGAAAGTTAAAGGAAAGGCAACTGAAAGAGGTGTTGTAATATTTATAATAATTTTACAATTAATTGTTGGAATAATTACGTTACTTTTGTTTATTTAA
- a CDS encoding ABC transporter substrate-binding protein encodes MSKKYKDSVSMKLLSSIIVVIIIIIGVAVFSLYYGSKQKLSTSTTIQTTSSSSSLPPQTITVFMYSGGGANFLNKTVIPMFEKQYPNIKVQLITVPYSQYFSAVSTAFQANSTQYDIVLYTHGTAYQFWPYLLPLNNSGINVSDLLNGAMADGGYYYNPTNGKNEMVGILFGSSFYILAYNTKLFNNTQLQQEFYNEYHFSLNPWTWKNWTQVLDVDQFFVSHNITKYGFLIADSASGNDIDYAYTAVYYWYYENNKTVSNGLPSGLPNWGIYFYGINSTGKFPMIALNTSVGIQALITYKELVNYEPNPLQLPVGYDNLPDLIAQNISPGAFMWNSQIDAIPKNYSKYLAFAPLPGGYAEPGPTFLGISKFSTHVKAAELFLQFLVSPQVQVLSSVPVSKIAFEQIISNTSIPYLIRERYNATLIASQKAYAGVGTGVPSQIPTLTTYLVDGIFSYLSNQTNNPQEVMNTITQKWINALQAYYS; translated from the coding sequence ATGTCCAAGAAATATAAGGATAGTGTATCTATGAAATTATTATCTTCAATTATTGTTGTTATAATAATTATAATTGGAGTTGCTGTTTTCTCTTTGTATTATGGAAGTAAACAAAAGTTATCTACATCAACTACAATACAAACTACATCGTCTTCATCAAGTCTACCCCCGCAGACAATAACAGTATTTATGTATAGCGGTGGAGGAGCTAATTTCCTTAATAAAACTGTAATTCCAATGTTTGAGAAGCAATATCCAAACATAAAAGTACAGTTAATAACAGTACCATATAGCCAATATTTCTCTGCAGTTTCTACAGCATTTCAAGCTAATTCTACTCAATATGATATAGTTTTATACACTCATGGAACTGCATACCAATTTTGGCCATATTTATTACCATTAAATAATTCAGGCATTAATGTAAGTGATTTGTTAAACGGAGCTATGGCAGATGGAGGTTATTATTATAATCCTACAAACGGTAAAAATGAGATGGTGGGTATATTATTTGGTTCAAGTTTCTATATTTTGGCATATAATACAAAACTATTCAATAATACACAATTGCAACAGGAATTTTACAATGAATATCACTTCAGCTTGAATCCATGGACATGGAAGAATTGGACTCAAGTTTTAGATGTAGATCAATTCTTTGTTTCTCACAATATAACTAAATATGGATTTTTAATTGCTGATAGTGCATCTGGAAATGATATAGATTATGCATATACTGCAGTTTATTATTGGTATTATGAAAACAACAAAACAGTTAGCAACGGTCTCCCATCTGGTTTGCCAAATTGGGGTATTTATTTTTACGGTATTAATTCAACAGGCAAGTTCCCAATGATAGCATTAAATACTAGTGTAGGGATCCAAGCTTTAATAACTTACAAAGAGCTTGTTAACTATGAACCTAATCCTTTACAATTACCAGTTGGTTATGATAATTTACCGGATCTAATTGCTCAAAATATTTCTCCTGGGGCATTTATGTGGAATTCTCAAATAGATGCCATACCAAAGAATTACAGTAAATATCTTGCATTTGCACCATTACCTGGAGGTTATGCAGAACCTGGACCCACATTTTTAGGTATAAGCAAGTTTTCAACACATGTGAAGGCAGCAGAACTTTTCTTACAGTTCTTGGTCAGTCCTCAAGTTCAAGTTCTATCATCAGTTCCTGTTTCAAAAATCGCATTTGAACAAATAATATCAAATACCTCAATTCCATATTTGATAAGAGAAAGATATAATGCAACATTGATTGCTTCCCAAAAAGCATATGCTGGAGTGGGAACTGGAGTTCCATCTCAAATTCCAACTTTAACTACTTATTTGGTTGATGGTATTTTCTCATATTTATCAAATCAAACAAATAATCCTCAAGAGGTAATGAATACAATAACTCAAAAATGGATAAATGCTCTTCAAGCATATTATAGTTAA
- a CDS encoding ABC transporter substrate-binding protein: MVRKILVGILLGIMMLSFVLPYTYINGKAQTTQYPRLNTITVLTFGGNDLNGLEAFTSGSIQMYTFPIPPSKITSLPSNVSVYIMPVGIYDVLLNPVNTTWGFNPFMFQPVRYAVNYLVNRQFFVQQILGGYGMPEYGPYAGEYEALATSNATAKYVGITYNLTYANQTIYNTLIKHGAQYINGKWYYNGKPITIYFFVRTDTIIRQEYASDLINELEQLGFTVQTISGNLAKQNLLIYGSDPANSTWNIAIESWSGGYSYYEYGNPVEFYSTWYSAVPATSQLYLSFGSYNDSARETPDLLKMQTEIDNISLQLLNTNFNTSKQYYSLLNQLVSLGMNESIRVFIARSFIPIYGSPTLQGVLPSIYYGSVLNTPNYMTMYTPSGVATIGVRYLSQGAMNPGFGFTDAYSVDLAYALIYPLSEAGPNGYTVPTGVILKVVNESNTTSILVPQDALVYNTTANKLQRVEPNTYAQLAIIANFAPIIQNTKFADGQNVTLADILNIYLEAAKMVSPNNSISDSAVQGFYSSFINSISGFKIINSTAIEIWGNVRFFDPLYAAETLLGDFLPLGGYSPASLFPWQLYSAMNKLVSSGMAAWDQPTAEQKGVDWLSIVNLKDVSNILSALQNFSSTNYISPTLLEVQNLSGVTLVTPSSAQSGYQALINYINTYGNAFVSNGPFMLTSYNVNTGAILKRNPYFNMTLPSVVLATPMIYTTSINVPTILTPGQTLTGTVSQTPDNGSKVSQQPAPNVIVYAQLIDSNGNVVKVYNTTTGANGNFEITLPSNLPTGKYYLRAYAYTYQNIFMFPVVYSLFVVPSTTTTSTTTSTTSTTTPSTTTTSTTTSTTSTTTPSTTTTSTTTPSTTTTSTTTSTTSTTTIIAVAVVIVIIVIVAAVLLVRRR, translated from the coding sequence TTGGTTAGAAAAATACTTGTGGGAATTCTATTAGGAATAATGATGCTGAGCTTTGTTTTACCGTATACATATATTAATGGTAAAGCACAGACAACACAGTATCCAAGGTTAAATACAATAACAGTACTGACTTTTGGAGGAAATGATTTAAATGGATTAGAAGCTTTTACATCTGGATCAATACAGATGTACACATTCCCTATACCCCCTTCTAAAATAACTTCATTACCATCAAATGTCTCTGTTTATATAATGCCTGTCGGAATTTATGATGTATTATTAAACCCAGTGAACACTACTTGGGGATTTAATCCATTTATGTTCCAACCTGTTAGATATGCTGTTAATTATTTAGTAAATAGGCAGTTCTTCGTACAACAAATATTAGGAGGTTATGGAATGCCTGAGTATGGTCCATATGCTGGGGAATATGAGGCTTTAGCAACATCTAATGCAACTGCAAAATATGTTGGAATAACTTATAATTTAACATATGCAAATCAAACAATATATAATACATTAATCAAACACGGTGCCCAATATATAAATGGAAAATGGTATTATAATGGTAAACCAATAACAATTTATTTCTTTGTAAGAACTGATACAATTATAAGACAAGAATATGCATCTGATCTAATAAATGAATTAGAGCAATTAGGTTTTACTGTACAAACTATATCAGGAAACTTAGCTAAACAAAACTTGCTTATATATGGTAGTGATCCTGCAAATTCTACTTGGAATATTGCAATAGAATCATGGAGTGGAGGATACTCATATTATGAATATGGAAACCCAGTAGAATTTTATTCAACTTGGTACAGTGCAGTTCCTGCTACAAGCCAATTATACTTATCATTTGGTTCATATAATGATTCAGCTAGAGAAACACCTGATTTATTAAAAATGCAAACAGAAATTGATAATATATCTTTACAATTATTAAACACAAACTTCAATACATCAAAGCAATATTATAGTCTTCTAAATCAATTAGTTTCATTAGGTATGAATGAATCAATAAGAGTATTTATTGCTAGATCTTTTATACCAATTTATGGAAGCCCTACATTACAAGGGGTTCTTCCATCAATATATTATGGATCAGTACTAAATACTCCTAACTACATGACAATGTATACTCCATCAGGAGTAGCAACAATAGGGGTTAGGTATTTATCCCAAGGAGCTATGAATCCAGGCTTTGGATTTACAGATGCATATTCTGTAGACTTAGCTTATGCGCTCATATATCCCTTAAGCGAAGCTGGACCAAATGGATATACAGTTCCAACTGGTGTTATACTTAAGGTAGTTAATGAATCTAATACAACTAGCATATTAGTTCCACAAGATGCATTAGTTTACAACACAACTGCAAATAAGTTACAAAGGGTAGAACCAAACACATATGCACAGCTCGCAATAATAGCTAATTTTGCACCAATAATACAAAATACTAAGTTTGCTGATGGACAAAACGTGACACTTGCAGATATATTAAATATTTATTTAGAAGCTGCTAAGATGGTATCACCTAATAATTCAATAAGTGATTCGGCAGTTCAAGGATTCTATAGTTCATTTATAAATTCAATAAGTGGATTTAAGATAATAAACTCAACAGCAATAGAAATATGGGGTAATGTAAGATTCTTTGATCCATTATATGCTGCAGAAACATTATTAGGTGATTTCTTACCTTTGGGAGGTTATAGTCCAGCATCCTTATTCCCATGGCAATTATATTCAGCTATGAATAAATTGGTATCATCAGGAATGGCTGCATGGGATCAACCTACTGCAGAACAGAAAGGAGTAGATTGGCTAAGCATTGTTAACTTAAAAGACGTCTCTAATATATTAAGTGCATTGCAAAACTTCTCATCTACAAATTATATATCACCTACATTGCTTGAAGTACAAAACTTAAGTGGGGTCACATTAGTTACACCATCTAGTGCACAAAGCGGTTATCAAGCATTAATTAACTATATTAATACTTATGGGAATGCATTTGTAAGCAACGGACCTTTTATGCTAACCAGTTATAATGTCAATACAGGAGCTATATTAAAGAGAAATCCATATTTTAACATGACGCTGCCAAGTGTAGTATTGGCTACACCTATGATATACACAACTAGCATTAATGTGCCAACTATATTAACACCAGGGCAAACATTAACTGGAACCGTATCTCAAACACCTGATAATGGATCTAAAGTTTCGCAACAACCAGCTCCAAATGTTATAGTTTATGCTCAATTAATAGATAGTAATGGGAATGTTGTTAAGGTATATAATACAACAACAGGAGCTAATGGGAACTTTGAAATAACCTTACCAAGTAATCTACCTACAGGTAAGTATTATTTAAGAGCATATGCCTACACATATCAAAACATATTCATGTTCCCTGTAGTATATTCCTTATTTGTAGTACCATCAACCACCACAACATCAACCACAACATCAACCACATCAACCACAACTCCATCAACCACCACAACATCAACCACAACATCAACCACATCAACCACAACTCCATCAACCACCACAACATCAACCACAACTCCATCAACCACCACAACATCAACCACAACATCAACCACATCAACAACAACAATAATCGCAGTAGCAGTTGTGATTGTAATTATAGTAATAGTTGCGGCAGTTTTATTGGTTAGAAGAAGATAA
- a CDS encoding GNAT family N-acetyltransferase, whose product MFEPIRFELVKREDKDKINKLTENTWEWGDYTPELFEKWVNEGLFIKAISNEEIVGIIHARIFDDFAWFEGVRVKQEIRRKGIGKALAKKAMEMSGKSVFRLAANEKNVPSIQLAKALGFKEIDRFYYVEGKDYNYEKIVEEFNLKETNYDLKYVKGFVNDWVWYPIEKYNGKIYANNDLILLETDPPFLVKGYIEGIRHMSRNFVSNSEGFIVFELNKQK is encoded by the coding sequence TTGTTTGAACCAATTAGATTCGAGCTAGTCAAAAGAGAAGACAAAGATAAAATAAATAAGCTAACTGAAAATACGTGGGAATGGGGAGATTATACGCCTGAGCTTTTTGAAAAATGGGTAAATGAAGGATTATTTATCAAAGCAATTAGCAATGAAGAAATAGTAGGTATAATACATGCAAGAATTTTTGATGATTTTGCATGGTTTGAAGGGGTAAGGGTTAAGCAAGAAATAAGGAGAAAAGGAATTGGGAAAGCTTTAGCAAAAAAAGCGATGGAAATGAGTGGTAAAAGTGTATTTAGACTAGCGGCAAATGAGAAAAACGTTCCTTCAATACAGTTGGCAAAGGCTTTAGGTTTTAAAGAAATAGATAGATTTTATTATGTTGAAGGGAAGGACTATAATTATGAAAAAATAGTTGAAGAATTTAATTTAAAGGAAACAAACTATGATTTAAAATATGTTAAAGGATTTGTAAACGATTGGGTTTGGTATCCTATTGAAAAATACAATGGGAAGATATATGCAAACAATGATCTCATCTTATTGGAAACTGATCCACCTTTCTTAGTAAAAGGTTACATAGAAGGAATAAGACATATGAGTAGAAATTTTGTATCAAATTCCGAAGGATTTATAGTTTTTGAATTAAATAAACAAAAGTAA
- a CDS encoding NAD-dependent epimerase/dehydratase family protein, whose protein sequence is MYIITGGAGFIGSNISDELDKNKEEFLIIDNLYSSNSYERNKKIVIADVSNYDQIKFIENIKEEINIIHLASIVNVEESRINPLNTFKSNVMGTVNIMELARKTDAYVTIASSAAVYGEKNHMPIKEDDEKNPINLYGYTKLMEEEILFSYMKEYSLKGSALRLFNVYGPKMKKGPYSGVIQIFISKILNNERPIIYGDGRNTRDFIYVKDVVNAFLNAIKYKANGIYNIGTGKETSIKQLLNIIENILNVYIEPIYDEPRKNDIRFSVADIEKAKNDLNWEPKIDLNEGLKKTIDFIKSTLL, encoded by the coding sequence ATGTATATAATAACAGGTGGAGCAGGATTCATAGGAAGTAATATATCAGATGAATTAGATAAAAATAAAGAAGAATTTTTAATAATAGATAATTTATATTCATCAAATTCTTATGAAAGAAATAAAAAAATTGTTATTGCTGATGTATCTAATTATGATCAAATAAAATTTATTGAAAATATTAAAGAAGAAATTAATATAATACATTTGGCATCAATAGTAAATGTAGAAGAATCCAGAATTAACCCTTTAAATACATTTAAATCAAATGTTATGGGAACTGTTAACATTATGGAATTGGCTAGAAAAACTGATGCATATGTAACAATTGCAAGCAGTGCAGCAGTTTATGGTGAAAAAAATCACATGCCAATAAAAGAAGATGATGAGAAAAACCCAATAAATTTATATGGTTATACAAAATTGATGGAAGAAGAAATCCTTTTTTCTTATATGAAGGAATATAGTTTAAAGGGTTCGGCATTAAGATTATTTAACGTCTATGGTCCTAAAATGAAAAAGGGGCCCTATTCTGGAGTAATACAAATATTTATTTCTAAAATTTTAAATAATGAAAGACCAATCATATATGGAGATGGAAGAAATACGAGGGATTTTATTTATGTAAAAGATGTTGTAAACGCATTTTTAAATGCAATAAAATATAAAGCAAATGGAATATATAACATTGGAACTGGAAAAGAAACAAGCATTAAGCAACTCTTAAATATTATAGAAAATATTCTAAATGTCTACATTGAGCCAATCTATGATGAGCCTAGAAAAAATGATATAAGGTTTAGCGTTGCAGATATAGAAAAAGCAAAAAATGATTTGAATTGGGAACCAAAAATAGATTTAAATGAGGGTTTAAAGAAAACAATTGATTTTATTAAATCAACTCTTCTTTAA